One part of the Thermococcus litoralis DSM 5473 genome encodes these proteins:
- a CDS encoding DUF354 domain-containing protein, whose protein sequence is MKIWVDIVNAPHAHFFKGIIRELEKRGHEVLVTTREFDGLTGILDMLGIDYYVVGKHGGSTLEGKLIASVERQYKLAKLVIEEKPDLALYKNSPEAPRVAFGLGIPTIGFADNDTAIAVNKLMLPFTRRLIYPKAIDAYELIKCGADVNSLKPINGIPELAHVYGFIPSKRPLKELGLSPHSYIVMRTEPIKANYFNGDAEKSVLENIIPLLPDIPIVLFPRTESQKKRFEHFENVIIPGHVTDSLSLLYYAKLMIGAGGTMNREALALGTPTISTYPGKLLAITRWLISLGIKFHSTDPIEVSEKAWELMRKNGAFRKHIREIIASMENPIDAFLREIEIYEEYGTFPAPEISTEELVDRG, encoded by the coding sequence GTGAAGATATGGGTAGATATTGTCAATGCACCTCATGCTCACTTCTTCAAGGGTATAATCAGGGAACTTGAAAAAAGAGGACACGAAGTTTTGGTTACCACAAGGGAATTTGACGGTCTAACTGGAATCTTGGACATGTTGGGAATAGACTATTACGTTGTAGGAAAGCATGGCGGATCAACCCTTGAGGGAAAGCTTATAGCAAGTGTTGAGAGACAATACAAGCTTGCTAAGCTGGTAATTGAAGAAAAACCAGATTTGGCACTCTATAAAAATTCTCCCGAAGCTCCAAGAGTAGCTTTTGGATTGGGAATCCCAACAATTGGATTTGCCGACAACGATACTGCCATAGCGGTCAACAAGCTCATGCTGCCCTTCACAAGGAGATTAATATACCCCAAAGCCATAGACGCTTACGAGCTCATAAAATGCGGGGCAGATGTAAATTCCCTCAAGCCAATAAACGGCATACCGGAGTTGGCCCATGTATATGGCTTTATCCCCAGCAAAAGGCCTCTAAAAGAATTGGGCCTATCTCCACACAGCTACATTGTAATGAGAACCGAGCCTATAAAGGCTAACTACTTTAACGGCGACGCTGAGAAGAGTGTTCTTGAAAATATAATCCCTCTGCTCCCAGATATCCCCATAGTTTTATTCCCAAGAACAGAAAGTCAAAAGAAGCGCTTTGAACACTTTGAAAACGTCATAATTCCAGGGCACGTTACGGACAGCTTGTCCCTCCTCTACTATGCAAAGCTAATGATCGGTGCAGGGGGAACGATGAACAGGGAAGCTTTAGCTTTAGGAACCCCAACCATTTCAACTTACCCGGGCAAGCTTTTGGCCATCACAAGGTGGCTTATAAGCCTCGGCATTAAGTTCCACTCCACCGATCCGATAGAAGTTTCTGAGAAGGCCTGGGAACTCATGAGGAAGAATGGAGCCTTTAGAAAGCATATAAGAGAAATAATTGCCTCCATGGAGAACCCTATAGACGCTTTCCTAAGGGAAATCGAAATCTATGAAGAGTACGGTACCTTCCCTGCTCCGGAAATTTCCACAGAGGAGCTGGTGGACAGAGGATGA
- a CDS encoding MazG nucleotide pyrophosphohydrolase domain-containing protein, whose translation MHIREFQELIRELYFHRDEKRGLEKTFLWFTEEVGELAEALRKGDRKAMEEEFADVLAWLVSLANIAGIDVEEAAKKKYPGVCPYCGKNPCECEKE comes from the coding sequence ATGCACATAAGGGAGTTCCAAGAGCTTATTAGGGAACTTTACTTTCACAGGGATGAGAAGAGGGGCTTGGAGAAGACGTTCCTCTGGTTTACTGAGGAAGTAGGCGAGTTAGCGGAGGCGTTGAGGAAAGGGGATAGAAAAGCTATGGAAGAGGAGTTTGCTGACGTTTTAGCTTGGCTTGTGAGCTTAGCCAACATAGCTGGAATCGACGTGGAGGAGGCGGCGAAGAAGAAGTATCCTGGGGTTTGCCCCTACTGCGGGAAGAATCCTTGTGAGTGCGAGAAGGAGTGA
- a CDS encoding arginine--tRNA ligase: protein MAYDDVKREVKEIVEEVISEMLEKEGKSWEGEVLFDETPSMELGDFATTVAFQLAKVFRKAPRVIAQEIASNLEGKLPEYISRVEVAGAGYINFFLDYEKFGKLVVEEILKKGGQFGESNLGNGKKVIVEHTSVNPTKPLHMGHARNSILGDTMARIMRKLGYKVEVQNYIDDLGVQFAQVLWGYLNLKEEFERIIKELKEKGLSKDDIIDHALGLLYVEVHKRMEEDPEVERQIRELMKKLEEGDNEIAEEGRKLAEKVVKAQMETTYRMNIFYDLLSWESDIVRSGIFEEAYAMIEKNEHFEWAKEGKYKGAFIMKLGDLFPDMENPDMVLIRSDGTATYTGKDIAYHLWKFGKIKGDMRYKLWDKKENHETWTTAKDGEEMPGRFANADIVINVVGSEQRYEQKAVAYALKLLGYEDAYNNFYHLAYEHVVRPEGKFSGRKGTWIGFTVDEVLDEAVKRAKELVEEKNPGLSEEEKEKIAEIVGIGAVRYNMIKYSPEKIITFRWDDVLNFEGESAPYIQYAHARCCSIIKKAKEEGIRVESEKLLSKADFSDIDLKEKELIKILSKFPEVIKIAGKDVKPNIIASYANELAMVFNRFYMALPVLKAEEGTREMRLLLVMATKQVLKNALELMGIEAPEVM from the coding sequence GTGGCTTACGATGATGTCAAGAGAGAGGTTAAGGAGATAGTAGAAGAAGTCATCTCCGAAATGCTTGAAAAAGAGGGAAAAAGCTGGGAAGGAGAGGTTTTATTTGATGAAACGCCCAGTATGGAGCTTGGTGATTTTGCCACTACCGTTGCCTTTCAGCTTGCAAAAGTGTTTAGAAAAGCCCCAAGAGTTATAGCCCAAGAAATTGCCTCAAACTTAGAAGGAAAGCTCCCCGAGTACATTTCAAGGGTAGAGGTCGCTGGAGCCGGATATATAAACTTCTTCTTAGATTACGAGAAATTTGGAAAACTTGTGGTAGAAGAGATTCTCAAAAAAGGAGGTCAATTTGGAGAAAGCAATCTGGGAAATGGAAAAAAGGTTATAGTGGAGCACACCTCCGTAAATCCAACCAAACCCCTCCACATGGGACATGCAAGAAACTCAATTCTTGGAGATACAATGGCAAGAATAATGAGGAAACTTGGCTACAAAGTGGAGGTTCAGAACTACATAGACGATCTGGGGGTTCAGTTTGCACAGGTTCTCTGGGGCTACCTAAACCTGAAGGAAGAGTTTGAGAGGATCATTAAAGAACTCAAAGAGAAAGGACTTTCTAAGGACGATATAATCGACCACGCCCTGGGTCTGCTCTACGTTGAGGTTCACAAGAGAATGGAAGAAGACCCAGAGGTGGAGAGACAGATAAGGGAGCTCATGAAGAAGCTGGAGGAAGGAGACAACGAGATAGCCGAAGAAGGCAGAAAGCTGGCGGAAAAGGTAGTTAAAGCGCAGATGGAAACCACCTACAGGATGAACATATTTTACGACCTGCTCAGCTGGGAAAGCGACATAGTGAGGAGTGGAATATTCGAAGAGGCTTACGCAATGATAGAAAAGAACGAACACTTTGAATGGGCAAAAGAAGGCAAATACAAGGGAGCGTTCATCATGAAGCTTGGAGACCTCTTTCCGGATATGGAAAATCCAGACATGGTGCTTATAAGGAGCGACGGAACAGCGACTTACACGGGAAAGGACATAGCTTATCACTTGTGGAAGTTTGGTAAAATTAAAGGGGACATGCGCTACAAGCTCTGGGATAAAAAGGAGAACCATGAAACGTGGACGACGGCAAAAGATGGGGAAGAAATGCCGGGAAGGTTTGCCAATGCTGATATAGTGATAAACGTCGTCGGCTCAGAGCAGAGGTATGAGCAGAAAGCAGTTGCCTATGCCCTCAAGCTCCTCGGCTATGAGGATGCCTACAATAACTTCTATCACCTAGCTTATGAGCATGTTGTGAGACCTGAAGGAAAGTTCAGCGGAAGAAAGGGGACTTGGATAGGCTTCACCGTAGATGAGGTGCTTGATGAGGCCGTAAAAAGGGCTAAAGAGCTCGTAGAAGAAAAGAACCCGGGATTGAGCGAGGAGGAAAAGGAGAAAATAGCGGAGATAGTGGGAATAGGGGCAGTAAGGTACAACATGATAAAATACTCACCGGAAAAGATAATAACGTTCAGATGGGACGATGTCCTGAACTTTGAGGGCGAAAGCGCCCCATACATTCAGTATGCCCATGCGAGATGCTGTTCCATAATTAAGAAGGCAAAAGAAGAAGGAATAAGGGTTGAAAGCGAGAAGCTCTTAAGCAAAGCAGACTTCTCAGACATCGACCTAAAAGAAAAAGAGCTAATAAAGATTCTTTCCAAATTCCCGGAGGTTATAAAGATAGCAGGAAAGGACGTGAAGCCCAACATAATAGCAAGCTACGCAAACGAACTAGCAATGGTCTTCAACAGATTCTACATGGCGTTGCCAGTTCTGAAGGCTGAAGAAGGGACGAGGGAGATGAGGTTGCTCTTGGTTATGGCTACAAAACAGGTTCTAAAGAACGCCCTTGAACTTATGGGAATCGAGGCTCCGGAAGTCATGTGA
- a CDS encoding HEAT repeat domain-containing protein yields MGLFSFGSKKNKIIKMLSEGELEKILHSAAKDPKYVDAIVELLNEENPGIRGDALLLIGELIIRHKELMMPYVEEGLPLIVLSLINDPDPYVKENAMQSFETMLRYFPWVGEKFKNEMTSLLLEILQTGDKNRKAFAILMLGRLKVKEALPVIEEFRNISDTVILPLEGIKWVPLGEIAEKVIKELGGEVDD; encoded by the coding sequence ATGGGATTATTCTCCTTCGGCTCAAAAAAGAATAAGATCATAAAGATGCTCTCGGAGGGAGAGCTTGAGAAGATTCTCCACTCTGCAGCGAAAGACCCTAAATATGTAGATGCCATAGTAGAGCTTCTCAACGAGGAAAATCCGGGGATAAGGGGAGATGCGCTTCTCCTCATTGGAGAGCTGATCATCAGGCATAAAGAGCTTATGATGCCTTATGTCGAAGAGGGACTCCCCCTAATTGTGCTCTCACTCATAAACGATCCCGATCCTTATGTTAAAGAAAACGCCATGCAGAGCTTTGAGACTATGCTGAGATACTTCCCATGGGTTGGGGAAAAGTTCAAGAATGAAATGACTTCTCTATTGCTTGAGATCCTCCAGACAGGAGATAAAAACAGAAAAGCCTTTGCGATTCTAATGCTCGGAAGGCTTAAGGTGAAAGAAGCCCTTCCGGTAATAGAAGAGTTTAGAAACATCAGCGACACCGTAATTTTGCCTCTGGAAGGCATTAAATGGGTGCCTCTTGGAGAGATAGCCGAGAAAGTTATAAAAGAGCTGGGAGGTGAGGTGGATGATTAA
- a CDS encoding lipoate protein ligase C-terminal domain-containing protein: protein MRRIGEHKAKKGLIRFEIEEERGIAKDVKITGDFFIYPEEVIGELESTLKGKKLEELEKEIEDFFAVRLDIEMPYINVEDFKIALKNALRGENED, encoded by the coding sequence ATGAGGAGGATAGGCGAACACAAAGCCAAAAAGGGCCTTATAAGGTTTGAGATTGAAGAAGAGAGGGGCATTGCAAAGGATGTAAAGATCACTGGCGACTTCTTTATCTATCCTGAAGAAGTTATCGGCGAACTTGAGAGTACTTTAAAAGGAAAAAAGCTTGAGGAACTTGAGAAGGAGATAGAGGACTTCTTTGCAGTGAGGCTGGACATTGAGATGCCTTACATAAACGTTGAAGACTTTAAAATTGCCCTCAAAAACGCTCTGCGTGGTGAAAATGAGGACTAA
- a CDS encoding stage II sporulation protein M has product MRTKIFYAFLGIFLAGVLFGMVFSFLSPNSAENLFSNLRQFFGGAIGENTDKFSLFSFIFLNNSRVAVICALGGVLFGVVPAGILFFNGFIVGIVIQYFNAQGESLAKILLAIIPHGMIEIPAFAVAGMGGVEWYLEIINGEGTVGERFLRGFKRAMRMLALAIIMLLAAAFVEAYITPAIASGV; this is encoded by the coding sequence ATGAGGACTAAAATCTTTTATGCATTTCTTGGAATTTTCCTGGCTGGGGTTCTCTTTGGCATGGTGTTTTCCTTCTTAAGTCCAAACTCTGCGGAGAACCTATTCTCAAACCTCAGGCAGTTTTTTGGTGGGGCTATAGGAGAAAATACTGACAAGTTCAGCCTTTTCAGCTTTATATTTCTCAATAACTCAAGGGTCGCGGTAATATGCGCCCTTGGTGGAGTCCTTTTTGGTGTAGTTCCTGCAGGAATATTGTTCTTTAACGGCTTTATAGTGGGGATAGTTATTCAGTACTTCAATGCGCAGGGAGAAAGTTTAGCGAAGATTCTTTTAGCTATTATTCCCCATGGGATGATAGAGATTCCGGCTTTTGCAGTTGCCGGGATGGGGGGAGTGGAGTGGTATCTTGAGATAATCAACGGAGAAGGAACCGTTGGAGAGAGGTTTTTAAGGGGATTTAAGAGGGCTATGAGAATGCTTGCATTAGCGATTATAATGCTTCTAGCGGCGGCTTTTGTTGAGGCTTACATCACTCCGGCTATTGCTTCAGGCGTTTAA
- a CDS encoding UDP-N-acetyl-D-mannosamine dehydrogenase, with protein sequence MDRSAEIAVIGLGYIGLPTAIMFANAGFNVIGYEIREEVVKKVNSGNSHIIEPEIEEMLKRAIENGNLRATSDKKEIAGKDVYIICVQTPLKEDKTPDLSYLESAVRTTAESMKKGSLVIIESTVPPMTTLKMAKLIEDLTGFKAGEDFYMAHAPERVMPGRIFKELVYNSRIIGGINEKSSELAELLYRAFVKGQIFKTSSTTSEMVKLMENTFRDVNIALANEFAFLAHHYGVNVFEAIELANTHPRVKIHVPGIGVGGHCLPKDPYLLLSSAKEDFGLIKKAREINEDMPLFAKDLLMNSLKLINLPPEEAVVVVLGLSYKGNSDDTRNSPSLKFIEEIKEMVAEVRTYDPYVEGTHGSLEEALKGADAAVIATDHSEFKSLDWQALGGLMRNKILIDGRHVVKEPPKGFIFKGIGRGEC encoded by the coding sequence ATGGACAGAAGTGCAGAAATCGCTGTCATAGGTTTGGGCTATATCGGTCTTCCTACGGCAATTATGTTTGCCAATGCTGGATTCAATGTGATAGGATATGAAATAAGGGAAGAAGTAGTGAAAAAGGTAAACTCCGGGAATTCCCACATAATCGAGCCGGAAATAGAAGAGATGCTAAAGAGGGCAATTGAAAATGGAAATTTGAGAGCTACTTCAGATAAAAAGGAGATAGCGGGCAAGGATGTCTACATAATATGCGTTCAAACCCCTTTGAAGGAGGACAAAACTCCTGACTTGAGCTATCTTGAAAGCGCTGTCAGAACAACTGCTGAATCTATGAAGAAGGGTTCTCTTGTGATTATAGAGAGCACCGTTCCCCCTATGACGACTCTAAAGATGGCGAAGCTTATAGAGGATCTGACGGGCTTCAAAGCTGGAGAGGACTTCTATATGGCTCATGCTCCTGAGAGGGTCATGCCCGGCAGAATATTTAAGGAGCTCGTTTACAACTCCAGAATAATTGGGGGGATAAATGAAAAAAGCTCTGAACTTGCTGAGCTTTTGTATAGGGCATTTGTAAAGGGTCAAATTTTTAAAACAAGCTCTACCACAAGTGAGATGGTAAAGCTAATGGAGAACACTTTTAGGGATGTGAACATAGCTCTGGCTAACGAATTCGCTTTCCTTGCTCACCACTATGGCGTCAATGTTTTTGAGGCAATAGAGCTCGCCAACACTCACCCGAGAGTTAAAATCCATGTCCCGGGAATCGGCGTTGGAGGACACTGTTTGCCGAAAGACCCATATCTGCTCCTCAGTTCTGCAAAAGAAGACTTTGGACTGATAAAGAAAGCAAGAGAAATCAATGAAGACATGCCTCTCTTTGCAAAGGATCTTCTTATGAATTCCCTAAAGTTGATTAATCTTCCACCGGAAGAGGCTGTAGTGGTGGTACTGGGGCTGTCTTATAAGGGCAATTCAGACGACACCAGAAATTCTCCATCTCTTAAGTTCATTGAGGAGATAAAGGAAATGGTTGCGGAAGTGAGAACCTATGATCCCTACGTTGAGGGAACTCATGGGAGTCTTGAGGAGGCTTTAAAGGGAGCAGATGCAGCTGTCATAGCAACAGACCATTCAGAGTTTAAGAGTTTAGACTGGCAAGCCCTTGGAGGCCTTATGAGAAACAAAATACTCATAGACGGAAGACATGTGGTAAAAGAGCCTCCGAAAGGATTTATATTCAAAGGGATCGGGAGGGGCGAGTGTTGA
- a CDS encoding IS607 family transposase has translation MERHYTLKEASKILGVTVKTLQNWDKQGKIRVVRTVGGRRRIPESEIKRILGIQEERKTIGYARVSSRTQKDDLNRQVQTIKEFAKEKGWDIEILKDIGSGLNEKRKDYQKLLKMVTNKEVSKVIITYSDRLTRFGFETLKTLFQAFGTEIIVINGELQKEPREELIEDLIAIISHFAGKLYGMRSRKYEEVVENAKQLFQE, from the coding sequence ATGGAGAGGCACTATACTCTAAAAGAAGCCTCAAAAATCCTTGGAGTCACTGTAAAAACACTTCAGAATTGGGACAAACAAGGGAAAATCAGGGTTGTCAGAACAGTTGGGGGTCGAAGAAGAATTCCAGAAAGCGAAATCAAGAGAATACTTGGGATTCAAGAGGAAAGGAAAACAATTGGATATGCAAGAGTCTCAAGCAGAACTCAAAAAGATGATTTGAACAGACAAGTCCAAACGATAAAAGAATTCGCAAAAGAGAAAGGTTGGGACATTGAAATCCTCAAGGATATTGGCTCAGGGTTAAACGAAAAGAGGAAAGACTACCAGAAGCTCCTCAAAATGGTGACAAACAAGGAAGTCTCGAAAGTCATCATTACATACTCCGACAGGTTAACACGATTCGGTTTTGAAACTTTAAAAACGCTCTTCCAAGCCTTTGGAACAGAGATAATAGTAATCAATGGAGAACTTCAAAAAGAGCCAAGAGAAGAACTCATTGAAGACCTGATAGCAATAATCTCGCACTTTGCTGGCAAGCTGTACGGAATGCGCTCCCGCAAGTATGAAGAGGTTGTGGAGAATGCAAAACAGCTCTTCCAAGAATGA
- a CDS encoding transposase yields MKCSNCGLVEDRDFIAVLNLRMWGSGVTPKGLEVSRAGKPNEGPMKTNPYGIIAIEKQRIGIKFHKITLTSPQGEPQNPFKVESIK; encoded by the coding sequence ATGAAGTGCTCTAACTGCGGTTTGGTCGAGGATAGGGATTTTATTGCTGTCTTGAACCTTCGGATGTGGGGCTCGGGGGTTACCCCGAAAGGGTTGGAGGTTTCGAGGGCTGGAAAGCCCAATGAAGGGCCAATGAAGACCAATCCCTACGGGATTATTGCAATAGAAAAACAAAGAATTGGGATAAAATTCCACAAAATTACACTAACTTCCCCACAGGGAGAACCCCAAAACCCATTTAAGGTTGAAAGTATAAAATAA
- a CDS encoding type II toxin-antitoxin system VapC family toxin, whose product MLLAEYRKYAEAFDALNFFEFLRKRVKIVNPSREEMLKCLDYFPSNQVADAVHAATCLKTGAIIITNDKHFEKIAEKGLIEVWNIKKAIEELLEK is encoded by the coding sequence GTGTTGCTTGCAGAGTACAGAAAATATGCTGAGGCTTTCGATGCTTTGAATTTCTTTGAATTCTTGAGGAAAAGGGTTAAAATCGTAAACCCATCAAGGGAAGAAATGCTAAAATGCTTAGATTATTTTCCATCAAATCAAGTAGCTGATGCCGTTCACGCTGCCACTTGTCTTAAGACCGGTGCAATTATAATAACCAACGACAAGCACTTTGAAAAGATTGCGGAAAAGGGCTTAATCGAAGTGTGGAATATCAAGAAAGCCATAGAAGAACTCTTGGAAAAATAA
- a CDS encoding dihydrodipicolinate synthase family protein — protein MRGVIVPLVTPFNEDYSIDFQALEEHINYLQRVGVNGIFINATTGEFTSLNFEERKLLAEKGREIVTSTFYLVGTASTNTFEVVELTKHAQDIGADYVVIAPPYYCPLSDEALFNHYSIIAEKTDIPIILYNIPGCANPLSVPLIKKLATEYSNIAGIKETIDSINHVRDVIFEVKGERKDFKVFTGLDQHFLNTLLLGGDGGIMACANFAPELHLALYKAFEDRDFEKAMGYARKLAKISKVYDLASSFGSAIKIAMGIRGFSIKPILRPPYTMDGEEVKGKIKDLLSSLNLVP, from the coding sequence ATGAGAGGAGTAATAGTCCCCCTTGTAACACCTTTCAACGAAGACTATTCAATAGACTTTCAGGCACTGGAGGAGCACATAAACTATCTTCAAAGAGTTGGAGTCAATGGAATTTTTATCAACGCAACAACCGGCGAATTCACGAGCCTCAATTTTGAGGAAAGAAAGCTTCTTGCAGAGAAGGGCAGAGAGATTGTTACCTCAACTTTCTATCTGGTAGGAACAGCCTCAACAAACACCTTTGAAGTGGTTGAGCTGACTAAGCATGCCCAAGATATCGGAGCGGATTATGTGGTTATAGCGCCCCCCTATTACTGTCCTCTCAGTGATGAGGCACTCTTTAACCACTACTCCATAATAGCAGAGAAAACAGATATCCCAATAATCCTCTACAACATCCCGGGCTGTGCAAATCCTCTAAGCGTTCCACTCATCAAAAAGCTCGCCACTGAGTACTCAAACATAGCCGGCATAAAGGAAACCATAGACAGCATAAACCACGTCAGAGATGTCATATTTGAGGTCAAAGGAGAAAGAAAGGATTTTAAGGTTTTCACAGGCTTAGACCAGCATTTCCTCAACACGCTTCTTCTTGGAGGCGACGGAGGGATAATGGCATGCGCAAACTTTGCCCCGGAGCTCCATCTTGCCCTATACAAAGCCTTTGAAGATAGGGACTTTGAAAAAGCTATGGGATATGCCAGAAAGCTTGCCAAAATTTCAAAGGTTTACGACCTCGCATCTTCCTTCGGCTCTGCAATAAAGATAGCAATGGGCATAAGGGGCTTCTCCATAAAGCCCATCCTAAGACCCCCATACACGATGGACGGAGAAGAGGTTAAAGGGAAGATAAAAGACCTTCTATCTTCACTGAATCTTGTACCTTAA
- the prf1 gene encoding peptide chain release factor aRF-1 produces MSHKSAEMYELKKKVEELKKIRGRGTELVSLYIPAGYDINKVMQQLREEYGTAQNIKSKTTRKNVLGALERAMQHLKLYKQTPETGLALFVGNVSEQEGVTDIQLFAIIPPEPLNVRLYRCDQTFVTEPLEEMLRVKDAYGLITVEKNEATIGLLRGKKIEVIEELTSNVPGKTRAGGQSARRYERIREQETHEFMKRIGEHATKVFLPLLEKGELKGIIVGGPGPTKEEFVEGDYLHHELKKKIIGVVDISYHGEYGLRELVEKASDILKEHEAIRERKLVQEFFRHLVKDTGLITYGEKEVRKALELGAVDTLLISEGYDRVRVKAKCNHCGWEELKTMTESEYEIYKKNLKTCPKCGSQNISFEKWDVAEELIKMAEEIGAEVEVISLDTEDGQQFYRAFGGLGAILRYKIQ; encoded by the coding sequence ATGTCTCACAAATCTGCTGAAATGTACGAGCTTAAAAAGAAGGTAGAGGAGCTTAAGAAGATTCGAGGTCGAGGGACTGAGCTTGTCTCACTCTACATCCCTGCGGGCTATGACATAAACAAGGTCATGCAGCAGCTTAGGGAAGAGTACGGCACGGCACAAAACATCAAATCAAAAACAACCCGAAAGAACGTTTTGGGAGCACTCGAAAGGGCAATGCAGCACCTTAAGCTTTACAAGCAAACTCCAGAGACGGGCTTGGCATTATTTGTGGGAAACGTCAGCGAACAGGAAGGAGTTACGGATATCCAGCTTTTCGCCATAATCCCACCGGAACCGCTAAACGTGAGGCTCTATCGATGTGACCAAACCTTTGTTACGGAGCCCCTTGAGGAGATGCTTCGAGTTAAAGATGCCTATGGCTTAATAACGGTAGAGAAGAACGAAGCAACGATAGGCCTTCTGAGAGGGAAGAAGATAGAGGTCATTGAGGAGCTTACCTCCAACGTTCCCGGAAAGACAAGGGCTGGTGGTCAGTCTGCAAGGAGATATGAGAGAATTAGAGAGCAAGAGACTCATGAGTTCATGAAGAGGATTGGAGAGCATGCAACGAAGGTTTTTCTGCCCCTCCTTGAAAAAGGTGAGCTTAAGGGTATTATTGTTGGCGGTCCCGGACCTACAAAAGAGGAATTCGTTGAAGGCGACTACCTCCACCACGAGCTCAAGAAGAAGATTATAGGGGTAGTGGATATAAGCTATCACGGCGAGTATGGGTTGAGGGAGCTCGTTGAAAAGGCGAGCGACATACTGAAGGAGCACGAGGCAATTAGAGAGAGAAAGCTCGTGCAGGAGTTCTTCAGACACCTGGTCAAGGACACGGGCTTGATAACGTATGGAGAAAAGGAAGTAAGAAAAGCTCTAGAGCTTGGAGCGGTTGATACTCTTTTGATAAGCGAGGGTTACGATAGAGTTCGCGTTAAGGCGAAGTGCAACCACTGCGGCTGGGAAGAGCTCAAGACTATGACCGAGAGTGAATACGAGATTTACAAGAAGAACCTTAAAACATGCCCCAAATGTGGAAGCCAAAATATAAGCTTTGAGAAGTGGGATGTTGCGGAGGAGTTAATAAAAATGGCAGAGGAGATCGGGGCTGAAGTCGAAGTGATCTCCCTAGATACCGAAGATGGACAGCAGTTCTACAGGGCATTTGGTGGACTCGGGGCAATTTTAAGGTACAAGATTCAGTGA
- a CDS encoding AbrB/MazE/SpoVT family DNA-binding domain-containing protein — MGKVGITKVDEKGRILLPKEIRKKLRIKKGEEFLITELDYETIILKRFDVKSMLQELVKKAEKVDLEKLEKEVEDEGNRIARKKYKISD; from the coding sequence TGGGAATAACGAAAGTTGATGAGAAAGGTAGAATACTGCTTCCAAAGGAAATCAGGAAAAAACTTAGGATAAAAAAGGGGGAGGAGTTTTTGATAACAGAACTGGACTATGAGACGATAATTCTGAAGCGTTTTGATGTAAAGAGCATGCTTCAAGAACTCGTAAAGAAGGCAGAAAAAGTAGACCTTGAAAAATTGGAAAAGGAAGTAGAGGATGAGGGGAACAGAATTGCCAGAAAAAAATACAAGATTTCTGATTGA